A single window of Vibrio stylophorae DNA harbors:
- a CDS encoding alpha-L-glutamate ligase-like protein, with protein sequence MLQRLLNRYIFDRYTTPAKLRKKGIMGMNQRNIGFISRYNDRSKFPLVDDKLKTKQIAEKAGATVPKLLGVISNQGDIRHIFNMLPEHAGFVIKPAQGSGGKGILVITHHQDGVFTKPSGSTVDRIDIQRHVTNVLAGLFSLGGKNDVAIIESLIEFDDVFDGFSYEGVPDIRVIVFKGYPVMAMMRLSTAASDGKANLHQGAVGVGIDLATGTALRAVQFNQPVTHHPDTGRALKELTVPHWPRLLELAASAWEMTGLGYIGTDMVLDKQRGPMVLELNARPGLAIQTANGQGLLPRLRFIERLGYEGPARTAKERVEFSAHHFGHVEKEL encoded by the coding sequence ATGCTGCAACGCTTACTTAATCGCTATATTTTTGACCGCTATACCACGCCTGCGAAATTACGCAAAAAAGGCATTATGGGCATGAACCAACGTAATATCGGCTTTATTAGCCGATATAACGACCGCAGTAAATTCCCATTGGTGGATGACAAACTCAAAACCAAGCAGATTGCCGAAAAAGCGGGGGCGACTGTGCCCAAACTACTTGGGGTGATCAGCAATCAAGGGGATATTCGTCATATCTTCAATATGCTGCCCGAGCATGCGGGGTTTGTGATTAAACCGGCGCAAGGCAGTGGCGGTAAAGGCATTTTGGTGATCACTCATCATCAAGATGGCGTCTTTACCAAACCATCTGGCAGCACAGTCGATCGCATCGATATTCAGCGCCATGTCACCAACGTCCTGGCGGGCTTGTTTAGTCTGGGTGGTAAAAACGATGTGGCGATCATTGAGTCGCTCATTGAGTTTGATGATGTCTTTGATGGCTTTAGTTATGAAGGTGTACCCGATATTCGCGTGATCGTGTTTAAAGGTTACCCTGTCATGGCGATGATGCGCCTATCCACTGCCGCTTCTGATGGTAAAGCAAACTTACACCAAGGTGCTGTGGGTGTTGGCATTGATTTAGCCACAGGTACCGCCCTTCGCGCAGTGCAATTTAACCAACCTGTCACCCATCATCCAGATACAGGTCGCGCGCTCAAAGAGTTAACCGTGCCGCATTGGCCTCGCCTACTGGAGCTTGCCGCTAGCGCCTGGGAGATGACCGGACTTGGTTATATCGGTACCGATATGGTGCTCGATAAACAGCGCGGTCCTATGGTACTTGAGCTCAATGCGCGTCCCGGCTTGGCGATTCAAACCGCTAACGGTCAAGGCTTATTACCTCGCCTGCGTTTTATCGAGCGACTGGGTTATGAAGGGCCAGCCCGCACCGCCAAAGAGCGGGTCGAATTCTCCGCCCACCATTTTGGTCATGTTGAAAAAGAGCTCTAA
- a CDS encoding VOC family protein — protein MSQPSLIAQLTDSLPTFATRLQALSRLLGLPLATMQPDHIALRVNDNALAQSLLTHWQDCSDVLSDQIINGRPIYVLAMREPVTFGPWSTDVVELPFVGGKTYPEEGWEHVEFVIESGAQTPEQLLADLQMHFTAFYENWPLLKALGVKVKLSSPSGEGERLANPTVAFSYQGVCIKLHPHALRDVIASEQAEA, from the coding sequence ATGTCTCAACCATCATTGATTGCTCAGCTGACCGACTCATTACCTACCTTTGCTACGCGTTTGCAGGCCTTATCCCGCTTGTTGGGTTTACCCCTTGCTACGATGCAGCCTGACCATATAGCCCTTCGCGTCAATGATAATGCCTTAGCGCAAAGCTTGTTGACCCATTGGCAAGATTGCAGTGATGTTTTAAGCGACCAGATCATCAATGGTCGCCCCATTTATGTGTTGGCGATGCGTGAGCCTGTGACATTTGGCCCTTGGTCAACGGATGTCGTCGAGCTGCCTTTTGTTGGAGGCAAAACCTACCCAGAAGAGGGCTGGGAGCATGTTGAGTTTGTCATTGAAAGCGGCGCGCAAACCCCTGAGCAACTGTTAGCTGATTTGCAGATGCATTTTACCGCCTTTTACGAAAATTGGCCTTTGCTCAAAGCCCTTGGCGTGAAGGTGAAGCTCAGCTCACCGAGCGGTGAAGGTGAGCGGTTAGCCAATCCCACTGTCGCGTTTTCTTATCAAGGCGTGTGCATCAAACTGCACCCACATGCATTACGTGATGTGATTGCTAGCGAGCAAGCTGAGGCATAG
- a CDS encoding MalY/PatB family protein, translating to MTESTLFDFDQVVERRHTQSDKWEKYAGQDILPMWVADTDFRSPPAVIEALHQRVDHGVFGYGHAPEHLTQLIIERMQTRYQWTIEADWLVYLPGLVCGLNLAARALTESAQSIMTPSPIYPPFVSSAKLAERELIKAPVTLQADNRWLMDLNQAEQSITEQTKLLQFCNPLNPGGTVYRREELEAVHAFAKKHDLLVCSDEIHSDLILSPDAKHIPFASLNEDAAQRSVTLIAPSKTFNIAGLGASIAIIPNPALRARFTRTRQGIVPSLNVLAYTAAEAAYDKGQAWLDVQLDYLRGNRDYLLREINQIEGLTLHPFDATYLAWIDASALPVANPFLFFEKAGVGMSPGSDFGNSKFVRLNFGCTRALLEEAVKRIKTAVAGLN from the coding sequence ATGACTGAGTCCACCCTTTTTGATTTTGACCAAGTGGTCGAGCGCCGTCACACACAAAGTGACAAGTGGGAAAAATATGCAGGCCAAGATATTTTGCCAATGTGGGTGGCTGACACCGATTTTCGCTCGCCACCGGCAGTCATTGAAGCGCTACATCAACGCGTTGACCACGGCGTCTTTGGCTATGGCCATGCACCTGAACACCTCACCCAATTGATTATTGAGCGAATGCAAACGCGCTATCAATGGACCATTGAAGCCGATTGGTTAGTCTATTTGCCCGGTTTGGTTTGTGGTTTGAATTTGGCCGCACGCGCACTCACCGAAAGTGCGCAAAGCATTATGACCCCAAGCCCTATCTACCCGCCTTTTGTCTCTTCAGCCAAACTGGCGGAGCGCGAACTGATTAAAGCCCCTGTGACCTTGCAAGCTGACAACCGCTGGTTGATGGATTTAAATCAGGCTGAACAGAGCATCACAGAGCAAACCAAGTTGCTGCAATTTTGTAATCCGCTCAATCCAGGTGGCACGGTTTATCGCCGAGAGGAACTTGAAGCAGTGCATGCCTTTGCCAAAAAACATGATTTACTGGTGTGCAGTGACGAGATTCATAGCGATCTGATTTTGTCGCCCGATGCCAAACATATTCCCTTTGCCAGTCTCAATGAAGATGCTGCGCAGCGTAGCGTGACACTTATCGCACCGAGCAAAACCTTTAATATCGCAGGCTTGGGTGCCTCCATTGCGATTATTCCAAATCCAGCGCTTCGCGCGCGCTTTACCCGCACACGCCAAGGCATTGTGCCAAGCCTCAATGTGCTGGCCTACACCGCAGCAGAGGCGGCCTATGACAAAGGACAAGCATGGCTCGATGTGCAGCTCGATTACCTGCGCGGTAACCGTGATTACCTGCTGCGTGAAATCAACCAAATTGAAGGCCTGACTTTGCATCCATTTGATGCCACATATTTGGCATGGATTGATGCCAGCGCCCTCCCTGTCGCCAATCCATTTCTGTTCTTTGAAAAGGCAGGCGTCGGTATGTCACCCGGCAGTGACTTTGGTAACAGCAAATTTGTACGCTTGAATTTTGGTTGCACAAGAGCGCTTTTAGAAGAAGCCGTGAAACGAATCAAAACGGCGGTTGCGGGATTAAACTAA
- the argS gene encoding arginine--tRNA ligase, whose product MNIQSLISDKVEQALLAAGAPEGSAAAVRQSAKAQFGDYQANGVMGVAKALGRNPREIAQQVIDHLDLDGIAEKVEIAGPGFINIFLNKAWLAKQADAALTDSKLGVTAVDAQTIVVDYSAPNVAKEMHVGHLRSTIIGDAVVRTLEFLGHKVIRANHIGDWGTQFGMLIANLERVQQESGEVSMELSDLEAFYRDSKLRYDEDEEFAVRARGYVVKLQGGDQYCLDMWRQLVDITMTHNQRNYDRLNVSLTNDNVMGESMYNDMLPQIVNDLKAKGLAVEDDGAQVVFLEEFKNKDGEAMGVIVQKRDGGFLYTTTDIACAKYRYETLGADRVLYFIDSRQHQHLMQAWTIVRKAGYVPETVSLEHHAFGMMLGKDGRPFKTRAGGTVRLVDLLDEAQERAAKLIDSKNPDMDSDEKAKIATAVAMAAVKYSDLSKNRTTDYIFDWDNMLAFEGNTAPYMQYAYARVSSIFKRAGIAESELTGEIQITDEKEQALIAKLLQFEEAVQNVAREGQPHLMCAYLYELAGLFSSFYEACTILNAEDEAVKQSRLKLALLTAKTLKQGLDLLGIETLERM is encoded by the coding sequence GTGAATATTCAATCATTAATTAGCGACAAAGTAGAACAAGCGCTGCTCGCTGCAGGCGCACCTGAAGGCAGCGCCGCTGCTGTTCGTCAATCTGCAAAAGCACAGTTTGGTGACTATCAAGCCAACGGCGTGATGGGCGTAGCCAAGGCACTTGGTCGCAATCCGCGAGAAATTGCGCAACAAGTGATCGATCACTTGGACCTCGATGGCATCGCAGAAAAAGTTGAAATCGCGGGCCCTGGTTTTATCAATATCTTCCTGAACAAAGCATGGCTTGCTAAACAGGCAGATGCCGCACTTACAGACAGCAAGCTTGGCGTGACTGCCGTTGATGCGCAAACCATCGTCGTTGACTATTCAGCACCAAACGTCGCCAAAGAGATGCACGTCGGTCACCTTCGCTCCACCATCATTGGTGATGCCGTTGTGCGTACCCTTGAGTTCTTGGGCCACAAAGTGATTCGTGCCAACCACATCGGTGACTGGGGTACGCAATTTGGCATGCTGATTGCCAATCTTGAGCGTGTACAACAAGAGTCTGGCGAAGTTTCTATGGAACTGAGCGATCTTGAAGCTTTCTATCGCGACTCAAAACTGCGCTACGACGAAGATGAAGAATTTGCAGTGCGCGCACGTGGTTACGTGGTGAAACTACAAGGCGGCGATCAATACTGCTTGGATATGTGGCGCCAATTGGTGGATATCACCATGACTCACAACCAACGCAACTACGACCGTTTGAACGTGTCATTGACCAATGACAACGTAATGGGCGAGTCCATGTACAACGACATGCTGCCACAAATCGTGAACGACCTAAAAGCCAAAGGCCTCGCGGTTGAAGATGATGGCGCGCAAGTCGTGTTCTTGGAAGAGTTCAAAAACAAAGATGGCGAAGCCATGGGCGTGATCGTACAAAAACGCGATGGCGGCTTCCTCTACACCACCACTGATATCGCCTGTGCGAAATATCGCTACGAAACGCTGGGCGCTGATCGCGTACTTTATTTCATCGATTCACGTCAGCACCAACATTTGATGCAAGCGTGGACCATCGTGCGCAAAGCTGGTTATGTGCCTGAAACCGTCTCTCTAGAGCACCATGCCTTTGGTATGATGCTGGGTAAAGATGGTCGTCCATTTAAGACCCGCGCTGGCGGTACCGTTCGTTTGGTTGACCTATTGGACGAAGCTCAAGAGCGCGCAGCTAAGCTGATTGACAGCAAAAATCCAGACATGGACAGCGATGAGAAAGCGAAAATCGCAACCGCAGTGGCCATGGCTGCCGTGAAATATTCTGACCTTTCAAAGAACCGTACCACGGACTACATCTTTGACTGGGACAACATGCTGGCCTTTGAAGGCAACACCGCGCCTTATATGCAATATGCATACGCGCGTGTTTCTTCAATCTTCAAACGTGCGGGTATTGCTGAGTCAGAATTGACTGGCGAGATTCAAATCACTGATGAAAAAGAGCAAGCGCTGATCGCGAAACTTCTTCAGTTTGAAGAAGCGGTACAAAATGTTGCACGTGAAGGCCAACCACACTTGATGTGTGCCTACCTTTACGAACTTGCCGGTCTGTTCTCAAGCTTCTACGAAGCCTGCACCATTTTGAATGCAGAAGACGAAGCCGTGAAACAAAGCCGCTTGAAACTGGCATTGCTCACCGCCAAGACCCTAAAACAAGGTCTAGACCTATTGGGTATCGAAACCCTAGAGCGTATGTAA
- the trbK gene encoding entry exclusion lipoprotein TrbK, whose protein sequence is MKKIILAAVFSIFMIGCGEHEMPEVNKANCSKSKRSQEVTKQIKDGTPQQQGDFYWECQRLSVSSMKKKSEPMEFNPFSK, encoded by the coding sequence ATGAAAAAAATCATTTTAGCTGCTGTTTTTTCAATCTTTATGATTGGTTGTGGCGAACATGAAATGCCAGAAGTAAACAAAGCTAACTGTAGTAAATCAAAGCGCTCTCAAGAAGTAACCAAACAAATAAAGGATGGCACACCCCAGCAGCAGGGCGATTTTTATTGGGAATGTCAGAGATTATCAGTATCTTCCATGAAGAAAAAAAGCGAACCGATGGAATTCAATCCTTTCTCAAAATGA
- a CDS encoding MgtC/SapB family protein, which yields MEISAWMTEQHTIWNLIISLLLGAIVGTQRGWVMRNSQDGSRVAGIRTFSLVGLLGGLVGILGHLLSPLLIGFVLIALVLLACIAFFIQQKKSDDISITGVVSLMVTYVLGVLAVSGQVVLAAAAAVITALVLDNKKELHQALQKLQAYELDAGLRLLLISIVLLPLLPNQGFGPWQALNPYEIWWMVVLIASISFVGYFAIKIGGAKRGILFTSVFAGLSSSTALTLQFSQLSREQKSISPLLASGILLSCGTMFPRLVIVLSVINPQLVKLLWPVVLVMMIALYLPAWWIWRTSDVGLVEQPKEQSNPLALQSALFFGVILALIMLLSHLLSDWFGSAGTLILAALSGITDVDAISLALGRQSTQSLAVSTAALGILIAASVNTFVKMCMVISIGDTALWRRVMPVMLGCIAAGAATFVLLRAV from the coding sequence ATGGAAATCAGTGCGTGGATGACAGAGCAGCACACCATTTGGAATTTAATTATTTCGCTGCTGCTGGGCGCGATTGTAGGCACGCAGCGCGGTTGGGTGATGCGCAATAGCCAAGATGGCAGTCGCGTCGCCGGTATTCGTACTTTCTCGCTGGTGGGGCTACTTGGCGGTTTAGTGGGTATCTTAGGCCATTTACTATCGCCATTATTAATTGGCTTTGTATTGATTGCATTAGTGCTGCTGGCATGTATCGCCTTTTTTATTCAGCAGAAAAAGAGCGACGATATCAGCATTACTGGAGTGGTGAGCCTGATGGTCACCTATGTACTGGGCGTGCTGGCGGTCTCTGGACAAGTGGTGCTGGCCGCCGCGGCCGCGGTGATCACCGCCTTGGTATTGGATAATAAAAAAGAGCTGCACCAGGCACTACAAAAGCTGCAAGCCTATGAGTTGGATGCAGGCTTGCGTTTATTGCTGATCTCCATCGTATTGTTACCACTTTTGCCGAATCAAGGATTTGGTCCATGGCAAGCGCTGAACCCCTATGAGATTTGGTGGATGGTGGTGCTTATCGCCAGTATCTCTTTTGTCGGTTATTTTGCGATTAAAATTGGCGGCGCCAAGCGCGGCATTCTCTTTACCTCTGTGTTTGCTGGTTTAAGCTCATCAACAGCGCTGACCTTGCAATTTTCACAGCTCTCACGTGAGCAAAAAAGTATCAGTCCACTGCTTGCCAGTGGCATTTTACTGAGCTGCGGCACCATGTTCCCACGTTTAGTGATTGTGCTTTCCGTGATCAATCCGCAGTTAGTCAAACTACTATGGCCTGTGGTGCTGGTGATGATGATTGCGCTTTATTTGCCCGCATGGTGGATTTGGCGCACCAGTGATGTGGGGCTGGTGGAGCAGCCCAAGGAGCAAAGTAATCCGCTAGCGTTACAATCGGCGTTATTCTTTGGGGTGATATTGGCCTTGATTATGCTGCTCTCACACTTGTTATCAGACTGGTTTGGTAGCGCGGGGACTTTGATTTTAGCCGCGCTCTCAGGCATTACTGATGTGGATGCTATCTCCTTGGCTTTAGGCCGGCAAAGTACCCAAAGTTTGGCGGTGAGCACAGCTGCACTGGGTATTTTGATTGCCGCCTCAGTAAACACCTTCGTTAAAATGTGCATGGTGATCAGCATCGGTGATACTGCGCTCTGGCGACGCGTGATGCCAGTCATGCTTGGCTGTATTGCAGCAGGTGCTGCAACCTTTGTATTACTGAGAGCGGTTTAA